GCCAGGACTCCCTATGAGAGGGACGGGCAATGGCCCACCCGGGTGGACTACGCCCTGATGGAAGGCGTCGAAGGAGGGGACGTGGACCGTTGGGTCCAGTCCGCGTGCGTCCTGTGCAGCAACGGCTGCGGTTGCGATATTGCCGTCAAGGACGGCGTCATGGTGGGCATCCGCGGCCGGGAAGCGGACGTGATCAACAAGGGCAGGCTGGGGCCGAAGGGACTCTTCGCGAGCTGGCAGGGCGTGGCAAACAAGGACCGCCTGACCAAACCGCTGATCCGCGAAAACGGCCGCCTGGTGGAAACGGACTGGGACACCGCCATGAACCGGATCGTCGAGCGCAGCACGCAACTGCTGAAGGACAAGGGACCGCTCAGCCATGGCTTTTATACCAGTGGCCAGCTCTTCCTCGAGGAGTACTACGCGCTGGGAGTGATCGGGAAGGCCGGTGTGGGCACCCCGCACATGGACGGCAACACCCGGCTCTGCACCGCCACTGCAGCTTCGGCCCTCAAGGAGACCTTCGGCGCGGATGGCCAGCCCGGCGCGTACGAGGACATCGACAGCTGCGACGCGATCTTCCTCTACGGCCACAACATGCCGGAAACCCAAACCGTCCTGTGGGCACGCATCCTGGACCGCCTCTCAGGGCCCAACCCGCCCAGACTGGTGTGTGTAGACCCCCGGAATACGGACGTCGCACGCCACGCAGAGGTACACCTCGCGGTCCGGCCGGGAACCAACCTCGCGTTGATGCACGCTCTCATCCGCGAAGTACTCCATAACAATTGGCACGACCCTTCCTACATCGAAGAGCACACCATGGGCTTCGAGGACCTGAAGGCCACGGTGGAGGAATGGACCCCCGAGGCGGCCGCCGCAGTGTGCGGGGTCAGCGCCCACGACATCCGCAAGGCCGCCCGCATCTTCGGGACCTCTGAACGCGTTCTTTCCACGGTGTTGCAGGGGTTCTACCAGTCCAACCAGGCCACGGCGTCGTCCTGCCAGGTCAACAACCTCCATTTGCTGCGTGGCATGCTGGGCCGCCCGGGAGCCGGGCTGTTGCAGATGAACGGCCAGCCCACCGCGCAGAACAACAGGGAATGCGGGGCCGACGGCGACCTTCCGGGCTTCCGTAACTGGCACAACCCGGACCACATCAACGAACTCGCTGCCCTCTGGAACGTGGACCCGGCGATCATTCCCCACTGGGCGCCGCCGACCCACGCCATGCAGATCTTCCGCTACGCCGAACAGGGTTCCATCAACTTCCTGTGGGTCTCGGCCACGAACCCGGCGGTGTCGCTGCCCGAATTGCAGCGGATCCGTAAGATCCTGGCCAAGCCCGAACTGTTCGTGGTGGTCCAGGACCTGTACCTGACCGAGACGGCGGAAGTTGCCGACGTCGTACTTCCCGCAGCCGCCTGGGGCGAAAAGACCGGCACCTTCACCAACGCTTCCCGGGTGGTGCACCTTTCGGACAAAGCGGTGGACCCACCGGGCGAAGCGCGCAGCGATCTGGACATTTTCCTCGATTACTCACGTCGGATGGGCTTCACCAACCTCGACGGTCAGCCCCTCCTGACGTGGACCGGCCCCGAGGACGCTTTCGAGGCTTGGAAGGAATGCTCGCGGGGCCGCCCGTGCGACTACACGGGATTGAGCTATGACAAGCTGCGGGGCGGGAGCGGCATCCCTTGGCCCTGCACCGAAGAGCGTCCGGAGGGAACGCAGCGCCTTTACGCTGACGGGCAGTTCCCCTCCAATGCAGAGTATTGCGAGAACTTCGGGCACCATCTTCTGACCGGAGCCGAGGTGGAGCCCGAAGCGTACAAAGCAAAGCAGCCCGAGGGCCGCGCCTGGCTCAAGACCACCATGTTCCATCCCCCGCATGAAGAGCCGGACGATGACTATCCGCTGCTGTACTCGACCGGCCGCACCGCGTACCACTTCCACACGCGGACCAAGACGGCCCGGTCCAAGGCCCTGAATTCGGCGGCCCCGCGGATGTGGGTGGAGCTCTCCG
The Paenarthrobacter ureafaciens genome window above contains:
- a CDS encoding molybdopterin oxidoreductase family protein: MTDRIKDIWGARTPYERDGQWPTRVDYALMEGVEGGDVDRWVQSACVLCSNGCGCDIAVKDGVMVGIRGREADVINKGRLGPKGLFASWQGVANKDRLTKPLIRENGRLVETDWDTAMNRIVERSTQLLKDKGPLSHGFYTSGQLFLEEYYALGVIGKAGVGTPHMDGNTRLCTATAASALKETFGADGQPGAYEDIDSCDAIFLYGHNMPETQTVLWARILDRLSGPNPPRLVCVDPRNTDVARHAEVHLAVRPGTNLALMHALIREVLHNNWHDPSYIEEHTMGFEDLKATVEEWTPEAAAAVCGVSAHDIRKAARIFGTSERVLSTVLQGFYQSNQATASSCQVNNLHLLRGMLGRPGAGLLQMNGQPTAQNNRECGADGDLPGFRNWHNPDHINELAALWNVDPAIIPHWAPPTHAMQIFRYAEQGSINFLWVSATNPAVSLPELQRIRKILAKPELFVVVQDLYLTETAEVADVVLPAAAWGEKTGTFTNASRVVHLSDKAVDPPGEARSDLDIFLDYSRRMGFTNLDGQPLLTWTGPEDAFEAWKECSRGRPCDYTGLSYDKLRGGSGIPWPCTEERPEGTQRLYADGQFPSNAEYCENFGHHLLTGAEVEPEAYKAKQPEGRAWLKTTMFHPPHEEPDDDYPLLYSTGRTAYHFHTRTKTARSKALNSAAPRMWVELSVDDAARFGISEGDVVRVTSRRGVVEAPARVSGIRPGTVFAPFHYGYWDDPRADGNRPDDDTFRSAANELTLTEWDPISKQPVFKNAAVRVEKIRDGAGMAPAPTTTASRPAGGEQ